The following coding sequences lie in one Cryomorphaceae bacterium genomic window:
- the mtaB gene encoding tRNA (N(6)-L-threonylcarbamoyladenosine(37)-C(2))-methylthiotransferase MtaB, giving the protein MNHLGTVAFHTLGCKLNFSETSAIAHAFTEAGYARVSFDEPANYYVINTCSVTDNADKKCRYEVKRALRNNPDAQVIVIGCYAQLKPQEIASIPGVSLVLGAEEKFKVLEHLQKTEKESAARIFNAPIKETRDFHPAWSRSDRTRTFLKVQDGCNYFCAFCTIPLARGVSRSASIQQTVHEARKVAQSGAKEVVLTGVNIGDFGHGSDENFLGLIRELDKIEGIERFRISSIEPNLLTDEIIDFVSASNKFVPHFHIPLQSGSDDILMRMRRRYRTELYRNRVEHILQKMPDACIGVDVIVGFPGETDTHFDGTYSFLHSLNVHYLHVFSYSERDNTTAVRMDGVVPMEVRTTRSKALRSLSHKKKRSFYQEQLRKTATVLVESDTAEGVMFGFTENYVKVGIPYNPELVNTLQKVELQKLRADGWVESEVLTKIAEPLF; this is encoded by the coding sequence ATGAATCACCTCGGCACCGTTGCATTTCACACCCTAGGATGTAAGCTGAATTTTTCGGAGACATCGGCCATTGCCCACGCCTTTACCGAGGCCGGTTATGCCCGCGTATCTTTCGACGAACCGGCCAATTACTACGTCATCAACACATGCTCGGTGACCGACAATGCCGATAAAAAATGTCGGTACGAGGTGAAACGTGCATTGCGCAACAACCCCGATGCGCAGGTGATTGTGATTGGCTGCTACGCCCAGCTCAAACCCCAAGAGATTGCCTCCATTCCGGGAGTATCACTCGTTTTGGGGGCCGAAGAAAAGTTTAAGGTTCTGGAGCATTTACAGAAAACCGAAAAAGAATCTGCGGCAAGGATTTTCAATGCTCCCATCAAGGAAACCCGCGACTTTCACCCGGCGTGGAGCCGCAGCGACCGAACCCGAACTTTTCTAAAAGTGCAGGACGGGTGCAACTACTTTTGCGCTTTCTGTACCATTCCGCTGGCTCGAGGTGTGAGCCGGAGCGCGAGCATTCAGCAGACCGTCCATGAAGCCCGGAAGGTGGCTCAAAGCGGTGCCAAAGAGGTGGTGCTCACCGGCGTAAACATCGGAGACTTTGGACATGGCTCAGACGAAAACTTTTTAGGCCTGATCAGGGAGCTTGACAAAATTGAAGGAATAGAGCGTTTCAGAATTTCATCCATTGAGCCCAATCTATTGACCGATGAAATCATTGATTTTGTATCCGCTTCGAACAAATTTGTACCCCATTTTCATATTCCCTTGCAGTCAGGAAGCGATGATATTCTTATGCGAATGCGCCGACGATACCGTACCGAATTATACCGCAACCGTGTAGAGCACATTCTTCAGAAAATGCCGGATGCTTGTATTGGTGTGGATGTGATTGTTGGTTTTCCGGGTGAAACCGACACGCACTTTGACGGCACCTATTCTTTTCTTCATTCGCTGAATGTGCATTACCTGCATGTTTTCAGTTATTCTGAAAGAGACAATACAACGGCTGTGCGCATGGATGGCGTGGTTCCGATGGAGGTGCGCACCACCCGCAGCAAGGCTCTGCGCTCGCTTTCGCACAAAAAGAAACGCAGTTTTTACCAGGAGCAACTGCGAAAAACCGCTACGGTTCTTGTAGAATCAGACACTGCGGAAGGTGTTATGTTTGGTTTTACAGAGAATTACGTGAAAGTTGGGATACCCTACAATCCGGAGTTGGTAAACACCCTGCAAAAGGTAGAGCTTCAAAAACTTCGGGCAGACGGCTGGGTTGAAAGTGAGGTTTTAACCAAAATTGCTGAACCGCTTTTCTGA
- a CDS encoding DUF4421 domain-containing protein: MKVVSFKEKIRAALRWKMALAAIGVFLLYDVNQSVANTPWTPLSSSPQDSSYVLPMRQYLSIRAYNIIKTTDLQVRNRDVGQPLIFRPNNGLGIGLGFTYKILALDLGFVIPASMRYRGDNPTTKFDLLSTLYGKKHVFDLTLQYYEGYDLANANTVFDGNPPQSALSMRSDISSIDLALSYLYVLNHDQFSFQASFLGDVIQRKSAGSVTLHGFAGLYGLSADSALVRHEFGNGLDRQAHITQVANLSTGTGIGYAHTFVLPRNFFITLSGAPLLMLNATLAEVNHPEFDDIEDTRFNMRLFTRNAVGYNAKRFYLIFNLIYDNFLVRAGEETRIDYAPLKMKLFFGYRIGKDL; encoded by the coding sequence ATGAAGGTGGTGAGTTTCAAAGAAAAAATCCGGGCGGCACTGCGATGGAAAATGGCTCTTGCGGCAATTGGCGTCTTCCTGCTTTATGACGTTAACCAAAGCGTGGCCAACACACCATGGACACCCTTAAGTTCTTCTCCTCAAGACAGCTCCTACGTGTTACCCATGCGTCAGTACCTCTCTATCCGGGCCTACAACATCATCAAAACAACCGACCTTCAGGTTCGCAACCGCGATGTGGGTCAACCGTTGATTTTCCGCCCCAACAACGGTTTGGGTATTGGTTTGGGGTTTACATACAAGATATTGGCGCTCGACCTTGGTTTTGTAATACCCGCCTCCATGCGTTACCGGGGCGATAACCCCACCACCAAATTCGACTTGCTGAGCACCCTCTACGGCAAGAAACACGTTTTTGACCTCACACTTCAGTACTACGAGGGCTACGACCTTGCAAACGCAAACACTGTTTTTGATGGCAATCCACCGCAAAGTGCCCTCTCCATGCGGTCGGATATCTCCTCCATTGACCTCGCCCTTTCGTATTTGTATGTACTCAACCACGATCAGTTTTCGTTTCAGGCGTCTTTTCTAGGTGACGTGATTCAACGCAAAAGCGCAGGGAGCGTCACGCTACACGGATTTGCCGGGCTTTACGGTCTATCCGCAGACTCTGCCCTTGTACGCCACGAATTTGGCAATGGTCTCGACCGACAAGCGCACATCACCCAAGTGGCGAACCTGTCTACCGGAACAGGCATTGGCTATGCACACACATTTGTATTACCGCGCAATTTTTTCATTACGCTTTCCGGTGCGCCCCTGCTTATGCTCAATGCCACGCTGGCAGAGGTAAATCACCCTGAATTTGATGACATTGAGGATACGCGTTTCAACATGCGTCTGTTTACGCGCAACGCCGTAGGCTATAACGCAAAGCGGTTTTACCTCATCTTCAACCTCATATACGACAACTTTCTGGTACGGGCCGGCGAGGAAACCCGTATTGACTATGCGCCTCTCAAGATGAAGTTGTTCTTTGGATACCGAATCGGGAAGGATTTATAA
- a CDS encoding shikimate kinase, whose translation MASGKSTVGRALAARLGIDFCDLDDLFVQRTGQQIADYFATAGEASFREKESELLTEVSARTNFVVSTGGGTPCREQNLKTMLNSGRVFFLDVPADELSRRLLPEKMLRPLIRNVKNEELELFVQSHLEERWYYYNQAHFKVMANQPPDKVVDAIVELLTKR comes from the coding sequence ATGGCAAGCGGTAAAAGTACCGTAGGAAGAGCCCTCGCGGCCCGGCTCGGAATCGATTTTTGCGATCTTGATGATTTATTCGTGCAACGCACCGGCCAACAGATAGCGGACTACTTTGCGACGGCGGGCGAGGCGTCTTTCAGGGAAAAAGAATCGGAACTGCTTACCGAAGTCTCGGCGCGAACGAATTTCGTTGTTTCTACCGGAGGAGGAACTCCGTGCAGAGAGCAGAATCTTAAAACGATGCTCAACTCAGGAAGGGTATTTTTTCTGGATGTGCCTGCCGATGAGCTGTCTCGAAGACTTCTTCCTGAGAAAATGCTTCGGCCGTTGATTCGGAATGTGAAAAACGAGGAGCTGGAATTATTCGTGCAAAGCCACCTTGAGGAGCGCTGGTATTACTACAACCAAGCACATTTTAAGGTAATGGCAAACCAACCGCCTGATAAAGTTGTGGATGCCATTGTTGAATTGCTCACCAAACGATAG
- a CDS encoding phosphoribosyltransferase, translating to MKEQQVSVLDAVQIQRKIERIAHQIIEFNYNEKEVVLIGIASQGWMLAGRIGKVVEANSNIKVHLVKLVMDKKKPLNGDYRFEGKVLDWSKRSVIIADDVLNSGRTLIYAVGEVLKQPLAKLTTVALVDRRHRKFPIKADFVGLTLSTTMQDHITVDLTPGKEQAWIE from the coding sequence ATGAAAGAGCAACAGGTTTCGGTTTTGGATGCAGTGCAAATTCAACGGAAAATTGAACGCATCGCTCATCAGATTATTGAGTTCAACTACAACGAAAAAGAGGTTGTGCTGATAGGCATTGCTTCGCAGGGATGGATGCTCGCCGGCAGAATAGGGAAGGTGGTGGAAGCCAACAGTAACATCAAAGTGCATTTGGTAAAACTTGTGATGGACAAGAAAAAGCCCCTTAACGGAGATTACCGTTTTGAAGGTAAAGTGTTGGACTGGTCCAAACGCTCGGTCATAATAGCAGATGACGTGCTCAACTCAGGTCGCACCTTAATATACGCGGTGGGCGAAGTACTGAAACAACCGCTTGCCAAACTCACCACAGTAGCTCTGGTGGACCGCAGGCACCGAAAATTCCCCATCAAAGCCGACTTCGTTGGTTTGACACTCAGCACCACCATGCAAGACCATATCACCGTTGACCTTACCCCTGGCAAGGAGCAAGCCTGGATTGAATAA
- a CDS encoding methyltransferase domain-containing protein has product MALTPEELLDAKYWEDRYKNNQTGWDIGYCSTPLKAYFDQLTDKHIRILIPGAGNAYEAEYLHRNGFTNVWVIDLAPSALQNILSRVPDFPPEHLIEGNFFEHREQYDLVVEQTFFCALHPDLRQKYAEHMHRVLKPGGRLMGVLFDDALNTEHPPYGGHEEEYRSYFEPLFKVLVLERCYNSIQPRAERELFILLEKKD; this is encoded by the coding sequence ATGGCACTAACACCCGAAGAATTGCTCGATGCGAAGTACTGGGAAGACCGGTACAAAAACAATCAAACAGGTTGGGATATTGGATACTGCTCAACTCCGCTTAAAGCCTATTTCGACCAGCTTACCGATAAGCACATACGTATTCTTATACCCGGTGCAGGTAACGCCTACGAAGCTGAATACCTGCACCGTAACGGCTTCACAAATGTTTGGGTTATTGACTTAGCTCCCAGTGCATTACAGAATATATTGTCGCGCGTTCCCGACTTTCCGCCGGAACATCTCATAGAAGGTAACTTTTTTGAACACCGCGAGCAGTACGATTTGGTGGTGGAGCAAACTTTTTTCTGTGCGCTTCATCCTGACTTACGTCAGAAGTACGCCGAACACATGCACCGCGTGCTAAAGCCCGGTGGCCGATTAATGGGTGTGCTGTTTGACGATGCCCTGAACACTGAGCATCCACCTTACGGGGGTCACGAAGAAGAATACCGCAGCTATTTTGAACCACTGTTTAAAGTGTTGGTACTTGAGCGCTGTTACAACTCCATTCAACCCCGCGCTGAAAGAGAGCTTTTCATCCTTCTCGAAAAAAAGGATTGA
- a CDS encoding universal stress protein: MKRILVPTDFSENARNALIAALKLAREIGGEVLLLYVYDKPSSGQSVLRDLSSQLEQHALQDLDQELVEVKEYCPGVQTSLKAVKGDVPEMIHKTVGMERIDLIVMGKTGRSGFSNKLFGSVAVDTIEGSNVPVWLIPEKWTFAPLTRFCFASDLSDLNYAEILKPLCQLSRVFNAQVDVVHFSPDPEYMEELQQEGAKARKDINAVLGELKHQFILAVREDVTKALLKHLDQTECDTVVMIKHEYPWGSKVFRKSPTLETAIKTKIPLLVLH, from the coding sequence ATGAAACGCATTCTTGTTCCTACCGATTTTTCGGAAAACGCCCGCAACGCACTGATTGCGGCTCTCAAATTAGCGCGGGAAATTGGTGGTGAGGTATTGCTTCTCTATGTGTATGACAAGCCGTCCAGCGGTCAAAGTGTATTGCGCGATTTAAGTTCTCAGCTAGAACAGCACGCGTTACAAGACCTCGACCAGGAACTTGTGGAAGTAAAGGAGTACTGTCCGGGAGTTCAGACAAGTTTGAAAGCCGTTAAAGGTGACGTTCCCGAGATGATTCACAAAACGGTGGGCATGGAGCGCATTGATTTAATTGTGATGGGAAAAACCGGTCGCTCTGGATTTAGCAACAAATTGTTTGGCAGCGTGGCCGTTGACACGATTGAAGGCTCCAATGTGCCTGTTTGGCTGATTCCGGAGAAATGGACTTTTGCACCCTTAACCCGTTTTTGTTTTGCGTCTGACTTGAGTGATCTCAACTATGCGGAGATTCTCAAACCACTGTGCCAACTCAGCAGGGTGTTCAACGCTCAGGTTGATGTGGTACATTTCTCCCCCGATCCTGAATACATGGAAGAATTGCAACAGGAAGGAGCCAAGGCACGCAAAGACATTAATGCGGTTTTGGGCGAATTGAAACACCAGTTTATTCTCGCTGTAAGAGAAGACGTTACCAAAGCGCTCCTAAAACACCTGGATCAAACAGAGTGTGATACGGTGGTGATGATAAAGCACGAATATCCATGGGGAAGCAAGGTCTTCAGGAAATCACCTACCCTTGAAACAGCCATCAAAACGAAAATACCACTATTGGTGTTGCATTAA